The Ananas comosus cultivar F153 linkage group 20, ASM154086v1, whole genome shotgun sequence region aaataaattttatatatttttacatatgaAGATATGCAAGAACTAACACAAATAACTCCGATTCCCATAAAATTTGTCTAATGAATAAGTACGGAAAACGGGGTGGCTAAGTATAATCAGGTCAAAGTCCAAAAAAATTCcgacataattttttaaaaaaaaaaaagttattttcgcTAAATTGACCCTTGAATTAATCTCtggggttaatttcatataggtccctacaaacatagtgaatgataaatatatctctacaaaattcaactttcatatattgtttctgcaaaagtcctgatgttttcaaatatgtccctaatatttatattttaaattttgccatcacaaatatatcccgcaaaaaatcataacagtataatataaaggagtaaaaatattaaaaactaactagggttaagtatttaatctatagttaactaaatttttctaacatattctaatggtagagacatatttgaaaatatcaggacttttataggaataatatataaaagttgaactttataagaatatatttatcattcactatgtttgtaggaacttgtataaaattaaccttaATCTCTGTGCAAAATTTTCGTAAAAATTCTGCCACTTACCAACACCAGCTACTGCAAGAAGCAAGCGAAAACATAAgccaataataattttaataattatagttGTTCATAATATATGTAAAGGACTTTAATTATTGAGTCATGCACGTAATAGAAAACGGTATAAGCCAACACAATAATTGATGCTCCCATATGCCAACACAATAattgatataaataaaaactgttgaaaaatctttctaatcttttattaaaatattttataaaataattagaaatattttgcTTCGGATCTAGTAAAATATAAGAAAGCTCGATAAAAATTGGCGCAAAAGATTAATGACGAGAAAACAGGAGGCAGAGGATAGGATTTAGCCCTTAAATATGTCTGGGTTCCAATTGAACTCACGCAACCTCCACCAATATATATAGCTaaaataagaattttatttCAACACGTCAATTCCGTgtataataataagataatcCTAAAATTATACGGAATACGGATTAggaggattaggattaggataaagataaaactgaaaaaataaaaataaaataaaccgacGGAGTACGAGAATTAggattagaataaaaataaaatcgaaaaaataaaaataaaataaatcgagTGTATGAACCGCGCGCGCTGCCGCCCGCCCTAACTCATACCGTGCGTTTAGTCGAAAGCGTAACTCTCATTTTTTACAGAACAACTAGcttgaatataaaataatatataaataacaacaacacacctttagttttttttgtgGAGCTAAACTTCACATATAGAAATTTTCGGTCAAGACTCATTAAGTATTGGGCAGCCTAATaagttttaaaacataaaattttaataaaatttaactaaaactTTGCAattgcttgtaaaagtatccaattttatattatcattattattatttttaactaactTGCTTTCTAATGAAGATAATAAAGAAGAAACAAATCAACAAGCTTATCATCGTACTTTTGTGGACACAATGATTAAACAAAAAGTTGATGTTGACCTGCCATCAATCATATTTTTCCATCAAACTTCaccattttaaaataaaataaatattaaataaaataaataaaaaataatatttgaaaataaagatGAGATGGATAGACAACATAATAAATTTACTTCGCCTGATTTAGATGTCGAGCTTTAGGATTACATCTTCGACGGTGTCATCGACAGATACATCGTCTAGAGCTGATAAATCACATCAATCATGAATCATTTAATGATCTGCCATCAATCTCACTCCTACctaaaaagtaaaacaaaaaagCGCAAACGGTAATAAAGATTTACGGGACGATAAATTGACTTTGTAGTGATGTTGACGTTGATTTCGGAGATTGCTCACCGGTGGAGACACCCGCTGTCGTTGACGGCGCACGTCTTCCAGAGTTGATCAACCGCATTAATCATGAATCATTCAGTGATTTGCCGCCAGTCCTATTTTTTTACTAAGGAACTCTGCTACGCTcgaataaaaagaaatattaaaatagtataaaaaaaagaataggtGGTAAGATTCGAAAATCGAGATGGGAGGGATGACAAATTCACTGTGCCGTAAGGTAGACGTCGAGCTCCAGGATTGCTTCATCGTTGGTGTCGTTGACGCCGTGCGTCTTCCAGAGCACGTACCCACGAGCCATTCGGAACTGCCCGGTGCCGCCGACAACCGACAGCTCCCTGACAGGCGCCGCGATCGGGTCGCGCCCCTGAACAGACACCACGCTACCGTTATACGGCCCGTCCGCGGCTAGCACGAAGTTGACCGACAGGAGCACCGACGCCTCCTGAAATGCGGTTGACATGTAGAACCCTTGGGCCCGGCCGATGGGCCTCGACGAGAGCTCGGGGCCCTCCGTCAAGGCGTCATCGATCACGATGAGGTTACCGAAGTTTATGCCGGGGACGGAAGGCAGCGCGATGGGGCCCTTGACAATCTCGACGGCTGTCGGGTTCGACCCGCCGAGGATGTCGTGCATGTAGAAATGCAGGTGGGTCATGTCATCGGCGACGGCACGCGTAGTAAGCGCCGCCGCGATGGCGGCGGCGAGGAGAAAGAGCAAGAGGTGGTGGTAGCATATGAAGGAATATAGAGAAGCCATAGGGAACAATAGAGAATTGGGTGAGAGGGTGTGTTAGGGTTTGTGCTTTAATAAGTGTGAAAAGTCAATGGTTGGAGTTGTTTAGCATCATCTCCATAGTGTAAacacatatttttaatttaatcagCGTGAAAAGTCAATGGTTGGAGCTGTTTAGCATCATCTCCATAGTGNGTCAATGGTTGGAGTTGTTTAGCATCATCTCCATAGTGTAAACACATATTTTTAATTAGCATGATGTTAGTAGTTGGGTGTAcaaatagcttttttttttttttctgagtaTACCcaagaatttttaatttaccttatgtattttaattctacaataaatttagagaaattaACAATGCGCTTTTTTTGgtgaaagttaaaaataaaaccgATTTCATGTTTAATTTATTGTCGAGgcatgaataaaatttaataaaatattattttcagtTGACGTATTCacatatatactactatatatggcaatggctactatactcttatatatagagagagaaagagaatgaatctatattttatctatagtgCTTGAGCTCCGGAACTATAATCTCGTTTTTgattttaagaaatttaaatctataatctacaccgttaaatatgttttaggatatatgaagttctttgaaataaaattttaattcttttcaaTATCGTTTACTTACTAAGTTTCAAAATAAAGATTCTACTTTTATcagctaaaatattatttcagcTTCTACTTTTACCTTCTCAAACGGTAAAATCATCAATATTTACCAAATTAAGGCATGTTGCTTATATAAAGAGTAAAAAGAAACTGTTCCAAAAGCTAAGTCAAATAGGCGCTAATGCTGCAAAGCGTGCTATAACCTTGAATTAGAATCCAATAAGCCATGATCCTAAAGTCCTAAATTCCTTTTGTAAGGATTCTTAAATTCCAAAACAACTTAAAACTCTAATTAtaagagttttaaattttggcCTTTTGTTTATCAATGGTGGCTCACTTAATTAACACTTCTTAGGaaccgtttggttggatgtagctgcagaaacagtgtagttggaaatacatgcagttgtaAATACTGTAGTTGTAACTATATCTAGTCTGTTTGATTTTACGTACGCAGTTgtaactgctgcagttacatttcttctgtttggtaatatgaagctgatagttgtatttgtgaattttgtcacctcttcagatagagtggtgaaATTACCTtcactaaatataaaataattgtataagtttactaattatttaaatttactatttataaataaataagtagatatatataatatttttatattttttaacaattcttcaacttattaatcgacacatttaaaatttttaatttatttaattttaatatgtaaatcaaactttaaaaatttaaacgattctcttattttttttatcaaatttaataattataattaattaaaacttattaaattaacatacacgatcacattctataaaatttagaaaaaaaaaactatatttatattttaaataaaataaatttaaaaaaattaattttttgcacaaagcttgtattgtctaaaaatttttattagtatgagtttatttactagtatttttatttacctatatacatatattatttatttatttattattgttaatttgtgggtgatcctataCCTCACcaattgctgcagttggaactacggctaatttggatgtagttctaattgcagcatttggaccttcttgtgcagttgaactgcagcagttgaactcaactacactaaaccaaGTAAAGGAATTGAAGCTGCACACATTTGCAACTGtactgcagttgcaaatgcgcgCAACCAAACAGCCTCTTAATTGGGCGACATTGCATTTGAGATGAGTTCCAACTAACACTTATTAAATCTCAATGATTACTCAATGTGAACCAAAATTCTAagagagaattttatttttatttatttgcaaaTCAAATATTGCTTGTTCTCTAACTACAAATGACccagaaatattttttttgctttctaatATCTTTACTCGTATACATAAAAAAAGCATAAGAAATACACGAAACGTGCAAATATTTAACTCAAGAAAAcatatcataaaaatttaacttattaaataTGGAAGGAAACGATTGACCTTATGGCCAGGGTAGGTGACCCTTATACTATGTTACACTATAGAAtcaagggaaaactttaaaaaccaccttgtggtttcgtagtttctcactttgcgccccctgtgatttaaaatgtatcaatttgctcctctgtggtttcttttttctctttttcttatcaattttattattattttttcttaaatcagtgataaagttaaaattaaagggtagtaaagtgaatatttgataaatctagatgggtatctgaagttttttgtatataatttaatgaaatattaacgaaaaatctaccgaaaagataaaaacgaaaccacatgggggcaaattgatacattttaaaccacatgggggcaaaataagaaactacgaaacgacggggggtttttgaagttttccctagaaTCAATTTAATAACGGCCAACAATAAGTTTAATAATTATagttgtctatatatatatatatatatatatatatatactttaaataTTGAGTGATGCACATAATAGGAAACGGCATAAGCCAACACAATAATAAGTGATGCTCCCATATAAAAACAGACTGAAGAGCACAGCTGACCAGTATTGCCAGCTGTACCAGTATTGCCTCAATAATTCTGGTTGCCAACAAAACTTTGCAATTGCTTTGAAAAGTGTTAGAACAGATTGTGAAAAATATGAAGTagcactacaataaaaataatgtatagcaatatttttaaatatcggtataaattaaaaaaaatattgctagcTAAATTAttgacactttttaaaattattgctatatgtggagttGCTATATATGGGGCCGCCTCGATGTTTGGCACCAACTCATCCAGCGACCTGTTACGGAGGGACACATAGCGATCGTAACTCTCTACGTACTGTCCCTGCGAGATCCTCGTGGCCAAACTCCAACTGCCGGAACCATCTCATCGGCTGTGGCGgtaaaggagaagaaggggagatggtgattaaattttttttttttttcttttctatttgtaatcgagCCGAGTATGCCAAGGtggggttggttgagtagagaaactttttatttttggttggattgggctttatatttatgtcttaatagattttttaaaaaaattggtataaatgagacacttaaacaaaagtgttccaaaaatatattcctataacataattttgttgtagtgtagaAAGATGAAAAAGAATTCAAGACGTCCAGTAATGTCACTTTTTTTAAAACTGAGTCCATCCCCACCGTTCAAATAATTTAGTGTGCACTTGGTCAACGAGCAACCTCCCAGAATACAATGAAACACAAATCTCAATTGCGTTTGGATATACGAAGTCGAGCCTTTAAGCACTCATTAAATTAAGTTgttaaaagaaatagaataagaaaacaataatgaaattattttgaatgaaaaattaaaatcctCAATTGTTCTTCCTTCAGCAAACAACACTATGGGCTTATATAAACCACAAACGGGTACTTCATTAAGTGACATTTTATAAACAGATGTTTCATGAAGTAATCCTTCAATTGTGACTTTTCATTTACTCATAACTACCAATTAGTTATATAATCAGTTCAACGaatgtaaaaattaattctaACAGACATATGCACGAAATGACATGCTATAAAGTTATGTCTTTTCATGCCAATCCTTTCACCAAAAGTTACCTCTTTTCATATTCACTTACTAAGAGCCCCATCTATTCACCAAGAATTGTATTCATTCACTAAcgattacattcatttacaaaaaatcaaataacaaaatatattattttaaatttttttttaccaaaaatatctagttttatattattattattattattaacaaacTGGTTTCCAATAAAAACAATAAAGAAGAAACAAATCAACAAGCTTATAACCATATTTCTGTGGATACAAATGAGTGAACAAGAAGTTGATGTTGACCCGGCTCCACCACATCAATCATTTATCATCTACTCATCTACCATCCATCTATTTTTACTATCAAACCCcaacacactacaacaaaaacgatctatagcgacacttttaaatataagtacatatcaaaaaagtgctgctagttAAAATTaccaatatttttaaaaagtgttgctatatgtggggtcgctaggtatatagtggcagttaaagagtgtcgctataatctaaaaaagtgctgctaattttccaacacttatttaagcatttagcaaccgccgaaactctatctcgttggctgcggtggcggaggaggacgacagtgaaggctcttcgtctagaatttcagtggattgagtgaagagagaaaaaaagatggtaatttatttatttattttttttcttttctgtttataatcgggccaaatggactagatgtggtgggttgagtagagtaatcttttattttttgttggattgggctttatatttaggcattagtagatgtgtttttaaattttagcataaatgagacacgtACTCAAAAGTGCCCCAAACATgtatccctataacctaattatattgtagtgacattctcaaataaaataaatattaaattaaaaaaatagagatggaTAACAAATTCATTTCTCTCTAAATAACCAATAGAGATGgataacaaatttttatttctctctaaaTCAGCAATGGTGTCATTGACAGCGTAAACCaaatattaaaacaaaaaagcGCATATGGTAATCAAGATCAGGGGGACGACAAATTCACTTTGTAGTGACGTTGACATCGATTTCAGAGATTGCTGCACCGCCGAAGACTGCCTTATCGTAGCTGGTGTCATTGACCGCGCACGTCTGTCAGAGCTAATCAACCACATCAGAATTATTCATGATCTGTCATCCGTCCTATTTCTTACTAACAAACTCTGTCACGctcgagtaaaaaaaaaaaaggaaaacttcaaaaaacccccctgtggtttcatgcgttctcactttgctaccctgtagtttaaaacgtatcaatttacccccctgtggtttcatttttatcttttcggaagctttttcgttaatatttcgttaaattatatacaaaaaacttcagataatcatctatatttatcgaatagtcactttagtattctttaattttaactttgtcactgattttaatttttttcaatttttttcaatttatcgAATATacaaaaaggaaaacttcaaaaaccccccttgtggtttcaatttttttcactttaataccctgtggtttaaaatgtatcaagttagtgccccgtggtttctcactttatcacttaagtaccctgtggtttaaagtgtatcaagttagtaccctgtggttttgcactttatcactttagtaccctgtggttttaattttgtatcaagttagtaccctatagttttttaaatcacaaggtactaaagtgataaagtgtgaaaccacagggtactaaagtgataaagtgcaaaaccacagggtactagcttgatacattttaaaccacagggtactaaagtgataaagtgagaaaccacagggtactaacttgatacacttcaaaccacagggtactaaaatgaaaaattatgaaaccacagggggggtttttgaaattttcccaaaaaaataataataaaattaataacaaaaagataaaaatgaaaccacagggaggcaaattgatacgttttaaaccacagggtagcaaagtgagaatgcacgaaaccacaggaagggtttttgaagttttcccaaaaaaaaaaaactaaaataaaaaaagaaagacggTGATTAAGATTCGAAAATCAAGATGGGAGGGACGACAAATTCACTTTGTCGTGACGTAGACATCGAGCTCCAGAATTGCACCGCTGTTGGCGGTGTTGAAGCCGTATGTCTTCCAGAGCACGTACCCACGGGCCATCCGAAAATGCCCGGTTCCGCCCACAACCGACAACTCCCTGACGGGCGCTGCGAACGGGTCGCGCCCCTGAACGGACACCACGCTGCCGTTATACGGCCCGTCGTGGGCCAGCACGAAGTTGACGGACAAGAGCAACGACCCCTCCTGAAATGCAGTTGACATGTAGAACCCCTGGGCCCGGCCGACGGGCCTCGACGAGAGCTCGGGGCCCTCGGTCAAGGCGTCGTCGATCGCGATGAGGTCGCCGAAGTTGGCGCCGGGGACGGAAGGCAGCGCGACGGGGCCCTTGACGATCGCGACGGCGGTCGGGTTCGGCCCGCCGAGGATGTCGTGCATGTAGAAGTTCAGGTGGGTCGTGTCATGGGCGACGACGACGTTCGTTGTAAACAGCACGGCGACGGCGAGGAGCAGGAAATGGTGGCAGCATAAGAAGGAATATAGAGAAGCCATATAGTAGGGAATAATAGAGACCTGCTGTGTGAAAAAGTGGTTCTTTTATAAGAGAATTGGGTGAGAGTGTGTGCGTGTTAGGGTTTGTGCTTTAATAATAAGTGTGAATGTGAGGTAGCATCATCTCCATAGTGCATGTGTGcatgggatttttttttctttttttttttatatttaactcctttagaaaaaaaaaaaataattctacaaaatttttatttataatattaattctaTTCCTGTCTCGCAAGCGCCACACGAGCGTTACGTGAGTCTGGGCATggattaagttgaacacgatgaaccattcaatGTATTTGGATATGCTGAATGATTCAGCGTGTTcttttgatatatattatttaaaagaaTGTTGTGAATTATTTTCTTAGAtcttaaataatatatcaaaaagACACAGTGCACCATTCTCCGTGTCTAAACATGATGAATGGTTTACTGTATTCCACCTAAATCCCCACCACcagttaataataaataagccaattacaataattttaataattatagttgtccattatatatataaagagagagagagagaattcggctggaatactatcgatcgTACCAAGTGCtgggtgctatcgagttttccgccATTAAATTTAACCCTTCGActattttcactcgttagattataccattcaaccaataactcactcaactctagagggccCATATAATTCTAgccgtatatttttttattcaagggccgaaaacctaatagtaccaatagctttttactattgataatattccagtctagttctctctctctctctctctctctctaatatatatataacaacatGATATTACTTACACTGATGTGTATTTCCAGATGTGAAAGTAAACAATCatgtttacttttaaaaatattctaacctAANttaaatttattttttgattatttttatatattagataatagtattcaaccaatcacttatttaattttaggaggccattattatcctaatatatatatgctactatactattaatagtatcaagcgTTTTATACTATCGAATTTTCAGTCGctgg contains the following coding sequences:
- the LOC109725876 gene encoding dirigent protein 21-like gives rise to the protein MASLYSFICYHHLLLFLLAAAIAAALTTRAVADDMTHLHFYMHDILGGSNPTAVEIVKGPIALPSVPGINFGNLIVIDDALTEGPELSSRPIGRAQGFYMSTAFQEASVLLSVNFVLAADGPYNGSVVSVQGRDPIAAPVRELSVVGGTGQFRMARGYVLWKTHGVNDTNDEAILELDVYLTAQVP
- the LOC109725845 gene encoding dirigent protein 21-like, which codes for MASLYSFLCCHHFLLLAVAVLFTTNVVVAHDTTHLNFYMHDILGGPNPTAVAIVKGPVALPSVPGANFGDLIAIDDALTEGPELSSRPVGRAQGFYMSTAFQEGSLLLSVNFVLAHDGPYNGSVVSVQGRDPFAAPVRELSVVGGTGHFRMARGYVLWKTYGFNTANSGAILELDVYVTTK